In the genome of Arachis stenosperma cultivar V10309 chromosome 2, arast.V10309.gnm1.PFL2, whole genome shotgun sequence, the window AGAGAGAAAGTGTGAGATAGAGAACATGGAAGAAAGTAAAGGAAGAGTATGTGTCACTGGAGGCACAGGGTTTATAGGTTCATGGATTATCAACAACCTCCTTCAACATGGTTACTCTGTTAATACCACTGTCAGATCCAACCCAGGTACAAAGTAGAACAAAATTTCCTCTATGCTATCTTCTTTCAATATTTGTTATGTTTTTCTCATGATCTAATTAGTGGTATTAAACTCTTAATTACTACAAACTAACTTCATAGGATCTGATATCTGAATTGGAAGCCTTCAagtattttaagaatatttaCTTGTTTTGTGAACTTAATTTTACTATACAATTTTGAATCGAAAGCCTATGATCATTATTCATTGCCAAAACATTCTTTTTCTGTTTTGaaattttcataaattaaaaagtaaaaacaataaaattttcttttataaaattccaaaaatagaatttactaatattgaaaataaaagctAAATAGACCTTTGTTGATTATCAGAGTTCTTATTATAACTAGAGGTATTTAGCAAGGActattattttcaatttatttatctCACTTTGAACTAAAATATTAACTTTGCTTATCTTTTAAACAATAAAGCAGAACACAAGAGAGACATTAGCTTTCTTACTAATTTACCTGGAGCATCACAGAATCTTCAAATTCTGAATGCTGATCTCAGCAATCCAGAAAGTTTCAGTGCAGCCATTGAAGGATGCATTGGAGTTTTCCATGTTGCTAGTCCGGTGGAATTTGAATTAAAAGAACCTGAAGAAGTTATGATAAAAAGAACCACTGATGGAGCAGTAGGAATTCTCAAGGCATGTCTCAATTCCAACACTGTGAAGAGAGTAATCTACACTTCAAGTTCCTCTGCTGTTTTGTACCATAACAGTGGCAAAGATGATCATGAAGAAGTTGTGTTGGATGAGAGTTTTTGGAGTGATGTGGATTACCTTAGAGCATCAAAGATTGATGGTTGGTTCTATTCTGTTTCTAAGACACTCACAGAAAAAGCAGTGCTTGAATTTGGGGAGGAGAGTGGATTGGATGTTGTGACTTTGGTTCCAACGTTTGTTCTTGGACCTTTTATTTGTCCTAAGCTTCCTAGCTCAGTTCATGCTTCATTGTCCTTGGCATTTGGTAAGGActcaatcttttttttttgttgttgtattCATATATAATATCTAGAGCATATTGTAGATATATATTTAGAtacattaatttataaatataccTAAAATATTAAAACTACTATCTAAAATGGAGGAAAtactaatattatattatttgtaaCACACTGTGGAAGTGTTATAAAACTATATCATTGGAAATAAAAAGATCTACCCTTAACTAATATTCAAGAGACTTTAAAGATTGACAAGAAAAATTGCACTATTTGAAAGTAATTTAAAGAATAATGCTACATATTCAAGTATTTTTGTTAACTAAGTCCAACTAAGTTGTTTAATATTCAAGTCTTTTTGTTAATCAATTCTAACTAAGTTGATTTAATatgaacaaaaattattttcattacTCTTACTCACCCGCTCACCCAAACATTATTAGGgcaatttacttaaataaataaaaagggggATTTATTTACGTAAATGTGTAAATCTGTTTGTTGTTACGTTTATGTGCAAAACGGATTTAtatgtaaaccgtggcaacccaccacggtttctaaacatgcataaaccgtgggaggtcaccacggaTTAGGAGCAAAAATTTGTAAGAGTAAACCGTGgtaggtcaccacggtttatgaaggcAATTTGGCAAGCATAAACCGTGGggagtcaccacggtttatgaggaAACATTTAATCACATAAAACCCGGtgggtcaccacggtttatgtgtGGTAAATAATGGCCAGAAAACCTTGTTAATTTTATGTCCAATAGAAAATGAATTTATTAGCACAATAAATTTATTAGCAGAATCTTAAATTATGTCTTATCAACAACAGCTTTTTATAATAGAAAgagtacaataaaaaaaatcagataaTACTAAGAAAATGATTTTTATAGTGGTGGGTTGCCACGGATTACATAGAAATAGCTTTTTGCACATGCAGGTAACAAGAATCAGTTTTGCACATTTGGGTAAACGTTTTCtctattctatttttttcatctcaaattttttaaatgaaaaaaatgagaataaattagattttcataatttgttctagtttatcaccaagCAGAATTACAAgaatacaaaattttgtgtctctatccATCAGTGTCTTGTCCTGTCCTATTTTCAGTgtcttatcctattttgttGTTGAAAACAAAGGCAGCCTAATAAATACACACTATATAGTacattttataaagaaaaaaaaaatcatctatttctattgaatatttataataaaattttttcgtTCTCTTTATGTATTATTGACTAATATATACTATAAAATTTTTACATGTATTATCAATTAGTTTTTCATTATGTTTATCcctatttttcattttacactatatttaaatatttattatactataaaaaatattaatgaacgtaataaaataattacttattaatattttttagagtACTCATTAATATTCTTAtaacataataaatattttttattttaaatttaacaaatactAATGTATCAATATACACTTATATGTGAATTTATTAAATCTATATAAAAGATTTAATCAATAAGCATGTTAATGAATATTAATATACCAATattaacaagtaattattttattgtactCATTAATATGTTATAGTGTaataaatctttattttataaatgaaaaaataaagatgaaTATAATGAGAGAGGTCACCTTAAGCTTAAACGAACTTTTGAGTAGTTTTTATAAGTTCGtctaagattttgaaaacttcataaaaactcaaaataaaaaataaaaacacagattccaaacattaatgttagtgtaatttatttttaaaaatatttttttattttataatagaaaaaaatccaaaaatttcatggTGTTTATTATTGGagtctaatttttttctaatttattttacataacaaattttaaatattttaaatttattaaatttcatcattttaaattaaatattaattttttattttttagtaaatagACATCAATTTTTTAAGCACTATAAAAATCATTTTCTTAGTAtta includes:
- the LOC130960468 gene encoding vestitone reductase-like isoform X2; amino-acid sequence: MQERKCEIENMEESKGRVCVTGGTGFIGSWIINNLLQHGYSVNTTVRSNPEHKRDISFLTNLPGASQNLQILNADLSNPESFSAAIEGCIGVFHVASPVEFELKEPEEVMIKRTTDGAVGILKACLNSNTVKRVIYTSSSSAVLYHNSGKDDHEEVVLDESFWSDVDYLRASKIDGWFYSVSKTLTEKAVLEFGEESGLDVVTLVPTFVLGPFICPKLPSSVHASLSLAFGDRGPFGSLLQAPMVHVDDVARAHIFLLEHPNPKGRYNCSSSLVTVETMSQVVSSKYPEFQLSTLNKLKQTEGAKLQNLSSKKLKDAGFVFKYGLEEMVDDAIRCCKEKGYM
- the LOC130960468 gene encoding vestitone reductase-like isoform X1, translating into MQERKCEIENMEESKGRVCVTGGTGFIGSWIINNLLQHGYSVNTTVRSNPAEHKRDISFLTNLPGASQNLQILNADLSNPESFSAAIEGCIGVFHVASPVEFELKEPEEVMIKRTTDGAVGILKACLNSNTVKRVIYTSSSSAVLYHNSGKDDHEEVVLDESFWSDVDYLRASKIDGWFYSVSKTLTEKAVLEFGEESGLDVVTLVPTFVLGPFICPKLPSSVHASLSLAFGDRGPFGSLLQAPMVHVDDVARAHIFLLEHPNPKGRYNCSSSLVTVETMSQVVSSKYPEFQLSTLNKLKQTEGAKLQNLSSKKLKDAGFVFKYGLEEMVDDAIRCCKEKGYM